The following are from one region of the Limnohabitans sp. TEGF004 genome:
- a CDS encoding IS3 family transposase — protein MASSHAGARHLGKGYGLVCQQGQRDRQDIYALIQADIPIQAMCKHLQVSKSGYYEWCSRPPSQRSINDRIMTERIRKIHVMSDCPYGRARVQAELRDMGDCVNHKRIERLMKLANLQGVSRRRGYVVTTQRDRYAKAAPNLVKRQFTATVINQLWVADMTYVPTWAGFLYLAVVVDVYSRKVVGWAFGERMTSELVIAALNMALHTRRPESVIHQSDQGRQGAFNWLSQHHQSWRCLWVDLRGGCKS, from the coding sequence ATTGCGTCAAGTCACGCAGGAGCGCGACATCTTGGCAAAGGCTACGGCCTGGTTTGCCAACAAGGACAGCGGGATAGACAAGACATCTATGCGCTGATCCAGGCCGACATACCGATCCAAGCGATGTGCAAGCATTTGCAGGTGTCTAAGAGTGGTTACTACGAATGGTGCTCACGCCCACCCAGTCAACGAAGCATCAATGACCGTATCATGACTGAGCGCATTCGCAAAATTCATGTCATGAGTGATTGTCCTTACGGGCGAGCGCGTGTGCAAGCTGAGCTGCGCGACATGGGTGATTGTGTGAACCATAAACGCATTGAACGCTTGATGAAGCTGGCAAACCTCCAAGGCGTGAGCAGACGTAGGGGCTACGTGGTGACGACACAAAGAGACCGGTACGCCAAGGCTGCGCCTAATTTGGTCAAGCGCCAATTCACGGCCACGGTTATCAACCAACTGTGGGTGGCTGATATGACGTACGTGCCCACCTGGGCGGGGTTCTTGTACTTGGCTGTTGTGGTGGATGTGTACAGCCGCAAGGTGGTGGGGTGGGCGTTTGGGGAACGTATGACCAGCGAGTTGGTGATTGCGGCACTGAACATGGCGCTTCACACCCGTCGCCCCGAGTCCGTGATCCATCAAAGTGATCAGGGGAGGCAAGGCGCATTCAATTGGTTGTCGCAACACCATCAATCATGGAGGTGTTTATGGGTCGACCTGCGGGGTGGATGCAAGAGTTGA
- a CDS encoding transposase, whose amino-acid sequence MSQRKGAYAPEFRQQMVELVRAGRKPSELAKESGCHDTSISAWVRQANADELGGGRPDAPLTTAERQELAQLRRQLRQVTQERDILAKATAWFANKDSGIDKTSMR is encoded by the coding sequence ATGAGCCAAAGAAAAGGGGCGTATGCGCCTGAATTTCGTCAACAGATGGTGGAGCTGGTCAGGGCTGGGCGCAAGCCGAGTGAACTTGCCAAAGAGTCTGGTTGCCACGACACCAGCATCAGCGCATGGGTTCGTCAAGCCAATGCCGACGAGCTAGGTGGTGGTCGGCCTGATGCACCACTGACAACGGCTGAGCGACAAGAACTGGCTCAGTTACGTCGCCAATTGCGTCAAGTCACGCAGGAGCGCGACATCTTGGCAAAGGCTACGGCCTGGTTTGCCAACAAGGACAGCGGGATAGACAAGACATCTATGCGCTGA